A window of Clostridioides sp. ES-S-0010-02 genomic DNA:
ACTCTTTTGAACCATATAATCCACTTATAACAGCCGCATTAGTTTCATTTCTATCTTTTCCTGATAATCTTTTAGGACTAGGTAAAGTGCTTTTTGTAGCTTCTGAAATCGACTGCACTCCTCCTATTACATAAGATGTTTTTATACCTTTATCTTTTATAAATTGATTTGATTGTTTTATTCCATCTTCTGGACTAGAAAGAATTATTGGCATTTTATTTTGAGCAGCCGCAGCTCCTACACTTACTGCGTCAGCAAGACCTTTTTCTCCATTAACTACAACTATCTCTGAAATATTACTACTTGTTTTTCTTCCAAGAGACTCATCTAATTTTTTAGCTATTTCTAAAGAAGTTTGATATCTATCATTTCCTGAGATTCTTTCTGTATCAATTTTTAATGATTTTAATTGTGTCTCTACCTCTGAACCTAAAGTTTTTGTCCCGCCTATTAAATATACTTTTTCTGCTTTTAACCTTATTATTTCTGCTTTAGCTCTATCATCTAATTTATTGTTTTGTGTCAAAAGAATTGGTGCATTCTTAGAACCAGCAAAAGGAGTTGCAGTCAATGCGTCTACTATAGTATTATCATTAACTAATATCACATTTTTAGATGTATCCCATCCTTTTTTACTTATTTGTATGGCAGTTTCCCATCTACCTGAACCTTTAAGTGTATCACTGTTTGTTTGAGCACTTGATATGCCTGCTGTCGCACTACTAGCTACTAATGATATAGTAAGTATTGCTGCTATCCTCTTTGGTATTTTCATAACTGTTCCCCCTAATATTGTATTTAGTTGAAATGTGCCTTTTTAAAGAAAATAGCATTTTTAAGTAAAAATTTCTGAAAATATATTTTTATATGAAATCCTCGTAAACGATTGATTTGCTGAGATTTTTTATATTTTTTAATGTTTAAATATTATGGATGTGTATATTTTTTTATTATTTCATTAATTTCCAAAACGGGCTAGAATGGCAGTTTTAACAATAAAAAATAGCCGTTTTCTTTAAAACGGCTATTTTTCATCTTACTATACCATTATACACTTTTTTAAAATGATTTTAAACTTTTTTTGGAAAATTATTCCTTATTTTATTCTTCTTCCTCAATATCATGGTCATGAGCATCATCTATAACATATCCATCTAATTCTGGTATATGGATATTATTCTTTTTAGCATAGTCTATAAGTGCTGCTTTTACAGCTTGTTCTGCTAAAACTGAACAGTGCATTTTTACTGGTGGTAAACCATCCAAAGCTTCAGCAACAGCTTTATTTGTAAGGTCTAATGCATCTTTTATAGTCTTTCCTTTTATCATTTCAGTTGCCATAGAAGAACTTGCTATAGCTGAACCACAGCCAAATGTTTTAAACTTAACATCTTTTATTATGTCTCCTTCTATGTCTAAAAATATCTTCATTATATCTCCACATGTAGGATTTCCAACTTCACCTACACCACTTGCACCTTCAATTTCTCCCATATTTCTTGGGTTCATAAAATGTTCCATAACTTTATCACTATATTGCATTATTTTTTCCTCCTACATTAATTTATGCCTATTTTTTATGTCTTATCTATTTTGTCTATTTTACTAATCCTTGTTTCTTTGCATCATCGTAAAGTGGTGACATACTTCTAAGTCTTTCTATAACTTTTGGTAAATTTTCTAATATATAATCTATATCATCATCCGTTGTAAAATCTCCAACTGTAAGTCTCAATGAACCATGTGCTATTTCATGTGGTAAACCTATTGCAAGTAATACATGTGAAGGGTCTAATGAACCAGAAGTACATGCAGAACCACTTGAACCAGCAATTCCTAACATATCTAATAGTAAAAGTATTCCTTCACCTTCTATAAATTGGAATGCAAAGTTTGCATTTCCTGGTAATCTATTTTCTAAACTACCATTTATTCTTGTATAAGGTATTCTTTCTAAAACACCATCTATTAACTTATTTCTAAGACGAGTTAAAGTCTCAACATGGTTTTGCATATTTGCTTTAGCTAATTCTGCTGCTTTTCCATATCCAACTATTGCAGGTATATTTTCTGTACCTGCTCTTTTACTTTTTTCTTGTGCTCCACCATGGACAAAGTTATGAAGTCTTACACCTTTTCTTATGTATAAAGCTCCAACACCTTTTGGTCCATATATTTTATGTGAAGACATACTCATTAAATCTATTCCTAATTCTTTAACATCTACTGGAATATTACCTGAAGCTTGTACTGCATCAGTATGGAATAATATACTGTGTTTTTTAGCTATTTCAGATATTTCTTTAATAGGTTGTATAGTTCCTATTTCATTATTTGCAAACATTATACTTATTAGTATAGTAGTATCTTTTATTGAATCTTCTAATTGTTTTAAATCAATTTTTCCTTCGCTATCAACATCTAAATAAGTTATTTCAAATCCATGATGTTTTTCTAAGTATTCACATGTATGAAGTATTGCATGGTGTTCTATTTTTGAAGTTATTATATGATTACCTTTATTTTTATTAGCATAAGCTACACCTTCTAATGTCCAGTTGTCACTTTCTGAACCACCTGCTGTAAAATATATTTCATTAGGTTCAGCATTTATAAGGGCTGCTACTTGTTCTCTTGCTTTATCTAAAGCATCTTTTGCTTCTCTTCCGAATGTGTGAAAACTAGATGCATTGCCAAAATAATCTGTTAGGTATGGCATCATTGCATCTAATACTTCTTTTTTAACAGGTGTTGTTGCAGAATAATCCATATACAATCTTCTTTTTTCCATTACATTCATCTCCAAATCTATTTTTTAGTTATATTTGTTATATCATTTTCTAATTTATTTTTGTTATAGTCATTTATCATATCTTTAAGAGTAATTGAATCTATAACATCTTCTATACCCTTTTTCATCTTTTCCCAAACTATTTTTGTTACACACATGTTTGAGTTTTCACAGACATCTTCATCTAGTACACAGTCAGATAATGCAACTGGACCTTCCAATACTACAAGTATATCTCCTACTGTTATGTCTTCAGCATTCTTTGAAAGCAAATATCCTCCTTGAGCACCTCTTACACTTTTTACTAGACCCGATTTTTTTAAAGATGAAAATATTTGTTCTAAGTACTGGTCCGATATTTTTTGCTTTTTAGCAATAAATTTTAATGACACTGGTCCATTATCTTGATTTAGTGCTAATTCAAACATTGCCTTTAGTCCATATCTACCTTTAGTAGACAACTTCATACATTATCACCTCTATATAGAAATCTAATTCATACTGTTTTAGTAGGAATTACTTTCAACATAATTTTATTATACCCTACTAATTTTGTCAAGATTAATTTTAATTTTTTTATTTTGAATAAATCCCCCATTTTCCAATGTTTTCAAATCCTAATTTTTTATATATCTTTCCAGCTTCTTCATTATCATAAAACAAACAAGGCATTTTATTCTCTCTTAAAAGTTCTGAACATAGTTTAATTAAACATTTTGTAGCAAGCCCTCTAGCTCTATATTTAGGATGTGTACCTACTCCAATTATCATTGCATGAGTCCTGTTTTCTGATGTACTCTTTGCCATTGATACTACTTCTTTGTTAATCTCTATACAATATCCTCTACCTGTTCTTAAACCATTTTTTAAACTATCTAAAGTTGTACTGTGGAATTCATCTATCAAATCATAAAGCCTAACTGTTTTCTTTAGATTTCCAAGTCTAATTCTCTTGACCTTTTCATTACAATGATTGTCAACTAAAAATTTTTTAGTTCGAAGCTTACAAAAATCAACTATTTTTAGATTATTAAGTCCTAATCGCTTTGCTAAAGCATCTACAGCACTTATTTTTCCAGAAATTTCTTCGTAATCAGTGTCACAAAGCAATTCATAAAAGCCTTCAACATCATACTCTCCATCTGAATAAAACATCATAAATTCAAAATATTTAAGTAGTACTGCTCTGATTTCACCATTTAAACCTATATCTGCCCATAAATTTAAAAAGTTATTTCCATATCCATATCTTTCAATATCCCCTATTATAAATAAATTGTACTCAGGTTCTTTTTTTAAATATTTCATAACTCTACTATGATAACTTGAGTTAACCTTTATAATCATAATATCTACCCCCGATACATAAAATTCAACTTAAAA
This region includes:
- the nifU gene encoding Fe-S cluster assembly scaffold protein NifU; protein product: MQYSDKVMEHFMNPRNMGEIEGASGVGEVGNPTCGDIMKIFLDIEGDIIKDVKFKTFGCGSAIASSSMATEMIKGKTIKDALDLTNKAVAEALDGLPPVKMHCSVLAEQAVKAALIDYAKKNNIHIPELDGYVIDDAHDHDIEEEE
- the nifS gene encoding cysteine desulfurase NifS, translating into MEKRRLYMDYSATTPVKKEVLDAMMPYLTDYFGNASSFHTFGREAKDALDKAREQVAALINAEPNEIYFTAGGSESDNWTLEGVAYANKNKGNHIITSKIEHHAILHTCEYLEKHHGFEITYLDVDSEGKIDLKQLEDSIKDTTILISIMFANNEIGTIQPIKEISEIAKKHSILFHTDAVQASGNIPVDVKELGIDLMSMSSHKIYGPKGVGALYIRKGVRLHNFVHGGAQEKSKRAGTENIPAIVGYGKAAELAKANMQNHVETLTRLRNKLIDGVLERIPYTRINGSLENRLPGNANFAFQFIEGEGILLLLDMLGIAGSSGSACTSGSLDPSHVLLAIGLPHEIAHGSLRLTVGDFTTDDDIDYILENLPKVIERLRSMSPLYDDAKKQGLVK
- a CDS encoding Rrf2 family transcriptional regulator, which translates into the protein MKLSTKGRYGLKAMFELALNQDNGPVSLKFIAKKQKISDQYLEQIFSSLKKSGLVKSVRGAQGGYLLSKNAEDITVGDILVVLEGPVALSDCVLDEDVCENSNMCVTKIVWEKMKKGIEDVIDSITLKDMINDYNKNKLENDITNITKK
- a CDS encoding GNAT family N-acetyltransferase — translated: MIIKVNSSYHSRVMKYLKKEPEYNLFIIGDIERYGYGNNFLNLWADIGLNGEIRAVLLKYFEFMMFYSDGEYDVEGFYELLCDTDYEEISGKISAVDALAKRLGLNNLKIVDFCKLRTKKFLVDNHCNEKVKRIRLGNLKKTVRLYDLIDEFHSTTLDSLKNGLRTGRGYCIEINKEVVSMAKSTSENRTHAMIIGVGTHPKYRARGLATKCLIKLCSELLRENKMPCLFYDNEEAGKIYKKLGFENIGKWGIYSK